A window from Lactobacillus intestinalis encodes these proteins:
- a CDS encoding nucleoside phosphorylase gives MKEKTGQPFILDFDGNHHAVLEPDFEDLPFHFHPKLLYAFVPKEEIDSFLDQHPHRTLGSFRTISFRPKIYEVKIENEYFTLCQAPLGAPAATKLLDWLINYGVKQILAVGNAGTLNDLPENTMLVPTKAIRGEGTSFYYLKPSQFVKLEPAYLSQVERAISELGYKYNEIITWTTDGFFRETPKKVAQFRQLGADTVEMECAALAACAQFRKVDFAQILFTGDSLAKMENYERRGWGRKSYGIGLEVGSQVLNKLNNFK, from the coding sequence ATGAAAGAAAAGACAGGACAACCATTTATTTTAGATTTTGATGGGAATCATCATGCCGTGCTTGAACCAGATTTTGAAGACTTACCATTTCACTTTCATCCGAAGTTACTTTACGCCTTTGTTCCTAAAGAAGAAATTGATTCTTTTTTAGATCAACATCCTCATCGCACTCTAGGAAGTTTCCGTACTATTTCGTTTAGACCTAAAATTTATGAGGTCAAAATTGAAAACGAATATTTCACTTTATGCCAAGCTCCATTAGGAGCGCCTGCGGCCACAAAGTTACTTGATTGGTTAATTAACTATGGAGTTAAACAAATTTTAGCGGTTGGAAATGCTGGTACATTAAATGATTTGCCCGAAAATACAATGCTTGTACCTACAAAAGCAATTCGAGGAGAGGGAACTTCATTTTATTACTTAAAACCTAGTCAGTTTGTAAAACTAGAACCTGCATACTTGTCTCAAGTTGAAAGAGCAATTTCAGAATTAGGCTATAAATACAATGAAATCATCACCTGGACGACTGATGGTTTTTTCAGAGAAACGCCAAAGAAAGTTGCTCAATTTCGTCAATTAGGAGCCGATACTGTTGAAATGGAGTGTGCGGCTTTAGCAGCGTGTGCACAATTTAGAAAAGTAGATTTTGCGCAAATTTTGTTTACTGGAGATTCATTGGCAAAAATGGAAAACTACGAGCGCCGTGGTTGGGGACGTAAGTCATATGGAATTGGATTAGAAGTGGGTAGTCAAGTGTTAAATAAATTGAACAATTTTAAATAG
- a CDS encoding HAD hydrolase family protein — protein MVASRNQYFQLKDYFTEYNDIDYITENGALIRNPKKVYVVHSFSEDAVKHIESFLIKQKEINFLVCGKNAAYALNKCLKNILNFQIIIIII, from the coding sequence GTGGTAGCAAGTAGAAATCAATATTTCCAACTTAAAGATTATTTTACAGAATATAATGATATTGATTATATTACAGAAAACGGTGCTTTGATCCGTAATCCTAAAAAAGTTTATGTAGTTCATTCATTTTCAGAAGATGCGGTTAAACATATTGAAAGCTTTTTGATAAAACAAAAAGAAATAAATTTTTTAGTATGTGGTAAAAATGCTGCTTATGCTCTTAATAAATGCCTGAAGAATATTTTAAATTTTCAAATCATTATTATCATCATTTGA
- a CDS encoding tetrahydrofolate dehydrogenase/cyclohydrolase catalytic domain-containing protein, with translation MTNIIDGRKIAKELNAKTKERVEKLKSVGIIPGIVVILIGDNPASVIYTRNKHRTAEKLGMKSILRKFPKDVSQAEVLQAIHHYNDDPTIHAILIQLPLPKHLNQTELIEAIAPEKDVDGFNSKNVGKLYNNENGHYPVSCTSRGIMTLLHSYLDKIEGKNVTIIGRSILVSRPLQSLLINENATVTMVSLHTDNIDYYTKHADILVVAAGKPNLIKKDQVKPGATVIDVGINRMANHHLVGDVDFDDVKEVAENITPVPGGVGPMTIATLMQQTVDLAEWNK, from the coding sequence ATGACAAACATTATTGATGGTCGTAAAATTGCTAAAGAATTAAATGCTAAAACTAAAGAACGAGTAGAAAAGCTAAAATCTGTGGGTATTATTCCAGGAATTGTAGTAATTTTAATCGGAGATAATCCTGCTAGCGTTATTTACACTCGAAATAAACATAGAACTGCAGAAAAGTTGGGAATGAAATCTATCTTGAGAAAATTCCCAAAAGATGTGAGTCAAGCTGAAGTTTTACAAGCAATTCATCACTATAATGACGATCCAACTATTCACGCAATTTTAATTCAGCTTCCTTTACCTAAGCATCTCAATCAAACTGAACTTATTGAAGCAATTGCTCCTGAAAAAGATGTGGATGGTTTTAATTCTAAAAATGTTGGTAAACTTTATAACAATGAAAATGGACACTATCCTGTTTCTTGTACTTCACGGGGAATTATGACTTTGCTTCACTCTTATTTAGATAAAATTGAAGGCAAAAACGTAACAATCATTGGACGCAGCATTTTAGTAAGTCGTCCTCTTCAATCGCTTCTCATCAATGAAAATGCGACAGTAACAATGGTAAGCTTACATACGGATAATATCGATTATTACACTAAACATGCTGATATTTTAGTTGTAGCTGCTGGCAAACCTAACTTAATTAAAAAAGATCAGGTTAAGCCCGGTGCAACTGTGATTGATGTAGGAATTAATCGGATGGCAAATCATCATTTAGTTGGGGATGTAGATTTTGATGATGTTAAAGAAGTAGCTGAAAACATCACTCCAGTTCCTGGTGGCGTGGGTCCAATGACTATTGCAACCTTAATGCAGCAAACTGTAGATTTGGCTGAATGGAATAAATAG
- a CDS encoding HAD hydrolase family protein, with protein sequence MFKSLLSSFEKIQTLDSIHDKILKFSIQCPDDKTEYYIKLFKDKLGNYSDVTSSGHGDLDIIQIGMHKANGLRELGKILNIKLSEMCAFGDGGNDLEMIQEVGYRVAMKNSSPPLLIVASHITDTNDEEGVLNYI encoded by the coding sequence ATTTTCAAATCATTATTATCATCATTTGAAAAAATACAAACTCTAGATTCAATTCACGACAAGATTCTCAAGTTCTCTATACAATGCCCTGACGATAAAACTGAGTACTATATCAAACTCTTTAAAGATAAATTAGGTAATTATAGTGATGTAACAAGTAGTGGACATGGAGATCTCGATATTATTCAAATTGGTATGCATAAAGCTAATGGATTAAGAGAACTAGGTAAAATTTTAAATATTAAGCTTAGTGAAATGTGTGCTTTTGGGGATGGTGGTAATGACTTGGAAATGATTCAAGAAGTGGGATATAGAGTTGCTATGAAAAATTCATCTCCTCCACTATTAATAGTAGCTAGCCATATAACTGACACTAATGATGAAGAAGGCGTTCTAAATTATATATAA
- a CDS encoding phosphotransferase, whose translation MSTIINQLNRRLKSDLHEINHESLNSTFVGYSNLYRQSIFVKQFAKEQGYYTEKMVTNQLNDRVLGGFPLNNTFVLVLKDCSPKDIGEKIDSNLVFEMGQVLGEYHLKVKPFIRIKLVNGQFDDYVAEIDSFKESSYKRRLKKLTSKFLPYENEIKLELSQHSKFVLHGDVGIRNYKYVDSKLALIDFEKARLGPVYQDFIKLFYQDFDLNEELIQSFLAGYSSKNPNYHLSDLTKQYLIFTTAVGIFNYTEKIEDLAFRHIGETMLDTIEKK comes from the coding sequence ATGTCAACAATCATTAATCAATTAAATAGGCGGTTGAAATCTGACTTGCACGAAATTAATCATGAATCACTTAACAGCACTTTTGTTGGCTATAGTAATTTATATCGGCAATCGATTTTTGTAAAACAATTTGCAAAAGAGCAAGGTTATTACACTGAAAAGATGGTTACAAATCAGTTAAATGATCGAGTTTTAGGCGGTTTTCCGCTTAATAATACGTTTGTTTTAGTGTTAAAAGATTGCTCACCAAAAGATATAGGAGAAAAGATTGATTCGAATCTAGTTTTTGAGATGGGACAAGTATTAGGAGAATATCATTTAAAGGTGAAACCATTTATAAGAATTAAGCTTGTTAATGGGCAGTTTGATGATTACGTGGCTGAAATAGATTCTTTTAAAGAAAGTTCATACAAAAGAAGATTGAAGAAACTTACTAGTAAATTTTTACCTTATGAAAATGAAATTAAGTTAGAATTATCTCAACATTCAAAATTTGTCTTGCATGGTGATGTGGGCATCAGAAACTATAAATATGTTGATAGTAAGCTAGCACTTATTGACTTTGAAAAAGCACGTTTAGGGCCAGTATATCAAGATTTTATAAAATTGTTTTACCAAGATTTTGATTTGAATGAAGAATTGATTCAATCATTTCTGGCGGGATATTCAAGTAAGAATCCTAATTATCACTTATCTGACTTAACAAAACAATATTTGATTTTTACTACTGCAGTGGGCATTTTTAACTATACTGAAAAAATTGAGGATCTGGCTTTCAGACATATTGGAGAGACAATGTTAGACACGATTGAGAAGAAATAG
- a CDS encoding ASCH domain-containing protein, which produces MNKQLKQFWQDFCQSHNLEYDTPVEAWAFGATPQQADELAELVNRGIKTATTSAYELYDKNEKIPQVGEWSIVLNSKEEPICVIQDKVVEIIPYGLISKEHAYHEGEGDRSYEYWRRVHDDYFRHEYQEAGKAFYPQAPMVCEVFEKVE; this is translated from the coding sequence ATGAATAAACAATTGAAACAATTTTGGCAAGATTTTTGCCAAAGCCATAACTTAGAATATGATACTCCGGTAGAAGCATGGGCTTTTGGTGCAACGCCGCAGCAAGCAGACGAATTAGCTGAGTTGGTAAATCGAGGCATAAAAACTGCTACTACATCTGCCTATGAACTTTATGATAAAAATGAAAAAATACCTCAAGTAGGTGAGTGGAGTATTGTTTTGAATAGTAAAGAAGAACCTATTTGTGTTATTCAAGATAAGGTAGTGGAAATTATACCTTATGGTTTAATTTCTAAAGAGCACGCCTACCACGAAGGTGAGGGTGATCGCAGTTATGAATATTGGCGTAGGGTTCACGATGACTATTTTAGGCATGAATATCAAGAAGCAGGTAAAGCCTTTTATCCTCAAGCACCAATGGTATGTGAAGTTTTTGAAAAGGTAGAGTAA
- a CDS encoding NUDIX hydrolase encodes MEQDYIKNLRKKVDHEPLILNFAGGVLVNDQDEILLQKRSDFKSWGLPGGAMEFGESAQETCVREFLEETGLKVKVKSLLGISTDFIQHYPNGDVAQAVVIEFLVELVGKTNKKPDLETLELKYFSKDNLPDIFNKQHLNFIEHYYKRDYPFFE; translated from the coding sequence ATGGAACAAGATTACATTAAAAACTTGCGTAAAAAGGTAGACCATGAACCACTAATTTTAAATTTTGCTGGTGGAGTTTTAGTCAACGATCAAGATGAAATCTTGTTGCAGAAAAGGTCGGATTTTAAGTCATGGGGTCTGCCAGGTGGAGCAATGGAATTTGGAGAATCTGCTCAAGAGACATGTGTGCGTGAATTTTTAGAAGAAACAGGATTGAAAGTGAAAGTTAAATCTTTGCTAGGAATTTCGACAGATTTTATCCAGCATTATCCTAATGGGGATGTAGCCCAAGCTGTCGTGATTGAATTCTTGGTAGAGCTAGTAGGTAAAACGAATAAGAAACCGGATTTAGAAACATTGGAATTGAAATATTTTTCTAAAGATAATTTACCGGATATTTTTAATAAGCAGCACTTAAATTTTATTGAGCATTACTATAAACGAGATTATCCATTTTTTGAATAG
- a CDS encoding nucleoside phosphorylase gives MKEQPFILDFDPNHHAVIEPDHDQEPFHFHSRLLYAFVPQNEIDAFLDQHLHRTIGEFESVSFSPKIYEVELNGKYFTLCQAPLGGPASVQLLDWLISYGVNQVLTVGNAGTLTDLPENEMLLVKRAIRDEGTSFHYMEPGQFIDLNQDFLKRVEDALATLNLKYDEITTWTTDGFFRETPKKVAHFRQLGAATVEMECASLAACAQFRKVDFAQILFTADTLADIENYDERDWGYESHSAGLEIGSKVLTKLGKNE, from the coding sequence ATGAAAGAACAACCATTTATTTTAGATTTTGACCCAAACCATCATGCAGTAATTGAACCAGATCATGATCAAGAACCATTTCATTTTCACTCACGCTTGCTTTATGCCTTTGTTCCTCAGAATGAAATTGATGCATTTTTAGATCAGCATCTTCACCGCACTATAGGTGAATTTGAGTCAGTTTCTTTTAGTCCAAAGATTTATGAAGTTGAATTAAATGGTAAATACTTTACTTTATGTCAAGCACCGCTTGGAGGACCTGCTTCTGTCCAATTACTTGATTGGTTGATTAGTTATGGCGTGAATCAAGTTTTAACTGTTGGTAATGCGGGCACGCTAACTGATTTACCTGAAAATGAGATGTTACTAGTCAAACGTGCAATTCGTGATGAAGGAACCTCTTTTCATTATATGGAGCCAGGTCAATTTATTGATTTAAATCAGGATTTCTTAAAACGGGTAGAAGATGCATTAGCTACTTTAAATCTTAAGTATGATGAAATTACTACTTGGACAACTGATGGCTTCTTCAGAGAAACGCCCAAGAAAGTCGCACATTTTCGTCAGTTAGGAGCTGCAACTGTTGAAATGGAATGTGCGTCGTTAGCAGCTTGTGCGCAATTCAGAAAAGTGGATTTCGCTCAAATTTTATTTACTGCTGATACTTTGGCTGATATAGAAAACTATGATGAACGCGACTGGGGGTATGAATCTCATAGTGCGGGGTTAGAGATTGGATCTAAAGTTTTAACGAAATTAGGTAAAAATGAATAA
- a CDS encoding GNAT family N-acetyltransferase → MKHIAFVLHRFSTGNKKIELVLPEVWQAASLFDQLQKNFVEFSKYLEWIEKIKSAKDEAASIKMFQEKMVAGEAFNLVILVDGVPSGMIDLHELNQRSGEVGYWLSGDAQHLGIMTKSVEFLVEYAFKQLNLEFLILRTAQDNLASQHVAQRAGFQYVKDDKNNHKVFVLKNE, encoded by the coding sequence ATGAAACATATTGCATTTGTTTTACATCGTTTTTCAACTGGAAATAAGAAAATTGAATTAGTTTTACCAGAAGTCTGGCAAGCCGCTTCTCTGTTTGATCAACTTCAAAAGAATTTTGTTGAATTTTCTAAATATTTAGAGTGGATTGAAAAAATTAAGTCTGCTAAAGATGAAGCTGCATCAATTAAAATGTTTCAAGAAAAGATGGTTGCTGGGGAGGCATTCAATTTAGTTATCTTAGTTGATGGTGTCCCTAGTGGAATGATTGATTTGCACGAATTGAATCAAAGATCAGGTGAAGTAGGTTATTGGCTTTCTGGGGATGCGCAGCATTTAGGAATTATGACCAAATCGGTTGAGTTTTTAGTAGAGTATGCTTTTAAACAGCTGAATTTAGAATTTTTAATTTTACGAACGGCTCAGGATAATTTAGCTAGTCAACATGTGGCCCAGCGTGCAGGATTTCAGTATGTGAAAGATGATAAAAATAATCATAAAGTCTTTGTATTAAAGAACGAGTAA
- a CDS encoding nucleoside phosphorylase — translation MKEERCILQIDKDTKAVIEPDYEKQSFKFHSKLLFAFVPKEDIDNFLEQVPHKVLGSYDTISFQPDIYEIERNGEYFTLCQAPLGAPAATQLLDWLIAYGVKKVLAFGNAGALVDLPENEMFIPTKAIRDEGTSFHYLEDSLTVDLNTKFLSQVKKAITELDYKYNEVTTWTTDAFFRETPKKVKQFRDLGASVVEMECSALAACAQFRKIKFAQILFTADTLANEEDYDPRDGGTDSHRRGLEICFEILQKL, via the coding sequence ATGAAAGAAGAGCGATGTATTTTACAAATAGATAAAGATACAAAAGCTGTTATTGAACCCGATTATGAAAAACAATCTTTTAAATTTCATTCTAAATTATTATTTGCTTTTGTTCCTAAAGAAGATATTGATAATTTTTTAGAACAAGTTCCCCATAAAGTGTTAGGCTCGTATGATACCATTTCCTTTCAACCAGATATTTATGAAATTGAAAGGAACGGAGAATACTTTACTTTATGCCAAGCTCCTTTAGGAGCACCAGCAGCCACACAATTACTTGATTGGTTAATTGCATACGGGGTTAAAAAAGTTTTAGCATTTGGAAATGCCGGTGCGCTTGTAGATTTACCGGAAAATGAGATGTTTATTCCGACTAAGGCAATTAGAGATGAAGGAACTTCTTTCCATTATTTAGAAGATAGTCTAACGGTCGATTTGAACACCAAATTTTTAAGTCAAGTAAAAAAGGCAATAACTGAGCTAGACTACAAATATAATGAAGTGACGACATGGACAACAGATGCCTTTTTCAGAGAAACACCGAAAAAAGTGAAGCAATTTCGTGACTTAGGAGCCTCTGTAGTAGAGATGGAATGTTCAGCACTAGCAGCTTGTGCACAATTTAGAAAAATCAAATTTGCGCAAATTTTGTTTACAGCTGATACTTTAGCTAATGAAGAGGACTATGATCCACGTGATGGTGGAACCGATTCACATCGGCGTGGATTAGAAATTTGCTTTGAGATATTACAAAAATTGTAG
- a CDS encoding kinase, translating to MSKLIIIRGNSGSGKTTLAKEIHQRLPRNTLLISQDTVRRDILRVKDGKNTLGLPLFEDLLHYGYQNCDYVILEGILNAEWYEPLFRQAEELFGKEIFAYYFDISFEETLIRHKQRHISSFGEKQMRSWWKEKDYINFISETKFSSQTTLRQEIEMIMKDIGYVNNH from the coding sequence ATGTCTAAATTAATTATCATTAGAGGTAATTCCGGTAGTGGTAAGACCACTCTGGCGAAAGAAATTCATCAACGGCTGCCGCGTAATACTTTACTGATTTCACAAGATACAGTTAGACGAGATATACTCCGCGTTAAAGATGGAAAAAACACTTTAGGATTACCATTATTTGAGGATTTACTTCATTATGGTTATCAAAATTGTGATTATGTGATCCTTGAAGGCATTTTGAATGCGGAATGGTATGAGCCTTTGTTTAGACAAGCAGAGGAGCTATTTGGTAAGGAAATTTTTGCATATTATTTTGATATTTCTTTTGAGGAAACCCTAATACGCCATAAGCAGCGTCATATTAGTTCTTTTGGAGAAAAGCAAATGCGTTCGTGGTGGAAAGAAAAAGATTATATCAATTTTATTTCTGAAACTAAGTTTTCTAGCCAAACAACTTTAAGGCAAGAAATTGAAATGATTATGAAGGATATTGGCTATGTCAACAATCATTAA
- a CDS encoding cytochrome b5 domain-containing protein: MQEFTLEELKKYNGKNGNPAYIAVNGKVYDVTNNSHWKNGEHHGYEAGNDLTEPLYNKSPHGDKVLSKIKQVGVIKKD; encoded by the coding sequence ATGCAAGAATTTACTCTTGAAGAATTAAAAAAGTACAACGGTAAAAATGGCAATCCTGCTTATATCGCAGTCAATGGGAAAGTCTATGATGTCACTAATAACTCTCATTGGAAAAATGGTGAACACCATGGATACGAAGCTGGTAATGATTTAACCGAACCCCTTTACAACAAATCACCTCACGGAGATAAAGTTTTATCAAAGATCAAGCAAGTAGGGGTAATTAAAAAAGATTAA
- a CDS encoding GNAT family N-acetyltransferase: MEFKKITNKNLWDVVNLQVKANQKTYVATNTVSLLEAYATQNENERVETFAVYEKDILVGFIMINFNVFNWDGAPKVARNNYCIWRFMIDQRYQGKGLGKKALNKLIDYIRAKPLSEGKKIYLSYVPGNEWAEKLYKEAGFVPNGEKDEEEIVLVLDLGGENNDR; this comes from the coding sequence ATGGAATTTAAGAAGATAACAAACAAAAATTTATGGGATGTTGTCAATCTTCAAGTTAAAGCAAATCAAAAGACATATGTTGCGACTAATACAGTTAGTTTATTAGAAGCTTATGCTACCCAGAATGAAAATGAACGAGTTGAAACTTTTGCTGTGTATGAAAAAGATATATTAGTTGGTTTTATTATGATTAACTTTAATGTATTCAATTGGGACGGAGCACCAAAAGTAGCTCGTAATAATTATTGTATCTGGCGATTTATGATTGACCAAAGATATCAAGGAAAAGGATTGGGCAAAAAAGCACTAAATAAACTTATTGATTATATAAGAGCAAAGCCTCTAAGCGAAGGTAAAAAAATATATTTGTCCTATGTACCTGGAAACGAATGGGCGGAGAAATTATACAAAGAAGCTGGGTTTGTTCCGAACGGAGAAAAAGATGAGGAAGAAATTGTGTTAGTACTCGATTTAGGTGGTGAAAATAATGACAGATAA
- a CDS encoding NUDIX hydrolase N-terminal domain-containing protein — MTDKLVDWAIRLQSLAQAGLTYGKDNFDLERYQEIRDISAEMVAEKAGLSIEKVKNLFCNEVGYQTPKIGTRAAIFKDSKMLLVQESDGLWSIPGGWCEVNLSVKENVIKEIKEEAGIDITVEKLIAIHDSNKHYKGMYPYGISTVFFLCKPVGGSFKENDETIASGYFALDNLPELSEDKGSREQVEMCFKAYHDPYWQAEFE, encoded by the coding sequence ATGACAGATAAACTTGTTGATTGGGCTATTCGTCTTCAAAGCTTAGCGCAAGCTGGATTAACATATGGAAAAGATAATTTTGACCTTGAGCGTTATCAAGAAATCCGCGATATTTCGGCTGAAATGGTGGCTGAGAAGGCAGGTTTGTCAATTGAGAAGGTAAAAAATCTATTTTGTAATGAAGTAGGCTATCAAACTCCTAAGATAGGAACTCGGGCAGCTATTTTTAAAGATAGTAAAATGTTGCTGGTTCAAGAAAGTGATGGCTTATGGTCAATTCCAGGTGGTTGGTGTGAGGTAAATCTATCAGTTAAAGAGAATGTGATTAAAGAAATCAAGGAAGAGGCTGGCATTGATATTACAGTTGAAAAATTAATTGCAATTCATGATAGTAATAAGCACTATAAAGGGATGTATCCTTATGGAATTAGCACAGTATTTTTCTTATGTAAGCCGGTTGGTGGAAGCTTTAAAGAAAACGATGAAACTATTGCAAGTGGTTATTTTGCGTTGGATAATTTACCCGAGTTGAGTGAAGATAAGGGATCACGTGAACAGGTAGAAATGTGCTTTAAGGCATATCATGATCCATATTGGCAAGCGGAGTTTGAATAG
- a CDS encoding MFS transporter: MKSKSVSFKIAVLFLTFTAVFTLFRSSMSGIFSLFYAKNGIPNANISSIKSFQNIGIMLGLLPAGYLADRIGRLKVLALSSIVIASSFLILILFRNFLFFSLAELLYGIGLALNSGTLIAYITDLQEQNHLSPNSKLMGMQVIILNLTTLIGGNIGTGLFAITDTAPVWFALIGLGLYPAFIFFMIQFLSFSDNKASHKRKNNIKNIASFFKKRNFWILLLLNIGYDCGTQFILIYWSIIYVKKLGFNLSLVYTLFMCALILGSLIFNRISTFASSRSITILNTVCMILVFVLSGIIENKYLLLPLFLLIELLMGMMSGQIFATSNEAIYGESNKSTMLSTVSFITEILVSLSLFVSNAIMKWAGNLKVMFFVSAAYFSIVLLIIPLIKQKKELSAK; the protein is encoded by the coding sequence ATGAAATCAAAAAGTGTAAGCTTTAAAATTGCAGTTTTATTTTTAACTTTTACGGCAGTGTTTACACTATTCCGATCATCAATGTCAGGAATATTTTCATTATTCTATGCTAAAAATGGTATCCCGAATGCTAATATTAGTTCAATAAAATCCTTTCAAAATATTGGTATCATGCTGGGGTTGCTACCAGCTGGATATTTAGCAGATAGAATTGGAAGATTAAAAGTTCTAGCTTTATCTTCCATAGTTATTGCAAGTAGTTTTTTAATCCTAATTCTATTTAGAAACTTTTTATTCTTTTCTTTAGCAGAACTCTTATATGGAATTGGACTTGCACTTAATTCTGGAACACTCATTGCCTATATAACTGACTTGCAAGAGCAAAATCATCTTTCTCCGAATAGCAAATTAATGGGGATGCAAGTTATCATCCTAAATTTAACCACCTTAATAGGTGGAAATATTGGTACCGGGCTCTTTGCAATTACAGATACTGCACCAGTTTGGTTTGCATTGATTGGCTTAGGATTATATCCTGCGTTTATTTTTTTCATGATACAGTTTTTATCTTTTTCGGATAATAAGGCATCACATAAGCGGAAAAATAATATTAAAAATATTGCTAGTTTCTTTAAAAAAAGAAATTTCTGGATATTGTTGTTGCTGAATATTGGATATGATTGTGGAACGCAATTTATTCTAATATATTGGTCGATTATCTACGTTAAAAAATTAGGCTTTAATTTATCTCTTGTCTATACCTTGTTTATGTGTGCACTTATTTTAGGGTCGCTTATATTTAATAGGATATCAACATTTGCTAGTTCAAGAAGTATTACGATATTAAATACAGTGTGCATGATTTTGGTGTTTGTTCTGAGTGGAATTATAGAAAATAAATATTTGTTGTTGCCCCTTTTTCTATTAATTGAATTACTAATGGGGATGATGTCAGGACAGATTTTTGCTACTAGTAATGAAGCAATTTATGGAGAAAGCAACAAATCTACTATGCTTTCGACAGTTTCATTTATTACTGAAATTTTAGTCAGTCTTTCTCTATTTGTAAGTAACGCAATTATGAAGTGGGCTGGAAATTTAAAAGTGATGTTTTTTGTATCAGCAGCTTACTTTAGCATTGTTTTATTAATAATTCCGTTGATAAAGCAGAAGAAAGAGTTAAGTGCAAAATAA
- the glyA gene encoding serine hydroxymethyltransferase, whose product MEYAAKDPELWKSIKKEEDRQQHTIELIASENIVSDAVREAQGSVLTNKYAEGYPGKRYYGGCQYIDEVEQRAIDYAKELFDAKFANVQPHSGSQANMAVYQALLKPGDKILGMGMDAGGHLTHGSKVNFSGKNYQSFSYGLNPETEELDYDQIMADAKEIQPQIIVAGASAYSRIIDWDKFREIADAVEAYLMVDMAHIAGLVATGDHPNPVPVADVVTTTTHKTLRGPRGGMILTNNSEIAKKINSALFPGTQGGPLEQVIAAKAQAFYEDLQPQFKIWTDQVIKNAKAMAAEFNKSETIRVVSGGTDNHLMILDITKTGLTGKDAQNLLDSVNITTNKESIPNDQRSPFITSGLRIGSPAITSRGFKEDDARTVADLIIKALTNADNELAIKEVAEDVRALTDKYPIH is encoded by the coding sequence ATGGAATATGCAGCTAAAGACCCAGAACTCTGGAAATCCATCAAAAAAGAAGAAGATCGTCAACAGCACACTATCGAACTAATTGCATCTGAAAATATCGTTTCTGATGCTGTTCGAGAAGCACAAGGAAGTGTTCTCACCAACAAATACGCTGAAGGCTATCCCGGAAAACGTTACTATGGTGGATGCCAATATATCGATGAAGTTGAACAAAGAGCAATTGATTATGCTAAAGAATTGTTTGATGCAAAGTTTGCTAATGTTCAACCTCACTCTGGCTCACAAGCTAATATGGCAGTTTATCAAGCACTTTTAAAGCCTGGTGATAAAATTTTAGGAATGGGCATGGACGCCGGTGGTCACTTAACACACGGTTCCAAGGTCAATTTTTCTGGTAAAAATTATCAATCATTTTCTTATGGTTTAAATCCAGAAACTGAAGAGCTTGATTATGATCAAATTATGGCTGATGCTAAAGAAATTCAACCTCAAATCATCGTTGCTGGTGCTTCTGCCTATAGCCGAATCATCGATTGGGATAAATTTAGAGAAATTGCGGATGCTGTCGAAGCTTATTTGATGGTAGATATGGCTCATATTGCTGGCCTGGTGGCGACTGGTGATCATCCAAATCCAGTCCCTGTAGCTGATGTAGTAACTACTACTACACACAAAACTTTACGCGGGCCTCGCGGAGGAATGATTCTGACTAATAATTCTGAAATTGCAAAGAAGATCAACTCTGCCCTCTTCCCTGGAACTCAAGGTGGTCCCTTAGAACAGGTTATTGCCGCAAAGGCGCAAGCATTTTATGAAGATCTACAACCTCAATTTAAAATTTGGACTGATCAAGTAATCAAGAATGCCAAAGCCATGGCAGCTGAGTTCAATAAATCTGAAACTATCCGCGTTGTATCTGGTGGAACTGATAACCACCTAATGATTTTGGATATTACTAAAACAGGTTTAACTGGAAAAGATGCACAAAATTTGCTCGATAGTGTAAATATCACAACCAATAAAGAAAGCATCCCTAATGATCAGCGTAGTCCCTTTATCACATCCGGCTTACGAATTGGCTCACCTGCAATAACTTCTCGTGGTTTTAAAGAAGACGATGCTCGTACAGTTGCAGATTTAATTATTAAAGCTCTTACTAATGCTGATAATGAACTTGCTATTAAAGAGGTAGCTGAAGATGTTAGAGCTTTAACCGATAAATATCCAATTCACTAA